One window from the genome of Anolis sagrei isolate rAnoSag1 chromosome 4, rAnoSag1.mat, whole genome shotgun sequence encodes:
- the CFAP57 gene encoding cilia- and flagella-associated protein 57 — MSVIVAQALHIFGFQSRVANNICFFDEQIIVYPAGNSCVKYHIEQKWQKFIPGSEKSQGMLALAISPNRRYLAISETLQDKPTITVYELSSVPCKKRKVLNSFDFSVQEFISLAFSPDSKYLVAQTGAPDSHLAYWMWEKQRTMAIIKVDAQNNPLYQVSFNPQDNTQVCVTGNGIFKLFRYTEGTLKQTNFVRGEPQNCLSHAWLSEEKVIVGTDTGRLLLFDSGDLRWETSIERKEQASAASKEEHMQESTDSLIEYPPTSSPEYSAELLCETEAQQQASLPHVSAVAAYSKGFACAAGPGVVLLFERSEEKEGYKECREIRIPQDECSNDPSQSDKQEIVCIAFSPAEESLLISTNKNQVYLLSMSAAEISKAEIAHFEYLNFPIHSSAVTGLDTCIRKPLVATCSLDKSVRIWNYETNSLDLYKEYPEEAYSLTLHPSGLYVLVGFADKLRLMNLLIDDIRSFKDFTVRGCRECAFSTGGHLFAAVNGNVIHIYSSTTFENIINLKGHNGKVRSVVWSMDDYKLVSCGTEGAVYEWNLQTGKRESECVLKSCSYNGVAISPDSKVVFAVGSDHSIKEICDSSILREVPTFDVVYTCIVVAHSGRMVFTGTSTGTIRSMKYPLPVHKEYNEYQAHAGPVTKMSITSDDQFLLTSAEDGCIIIWKVYDKEGRGLKRERDVPYSDEVLITRTDMEEKTQVMVELKTRVEELKMENEYQLRLKDMNYNEKIKELTEKFIQEMESLKTKNQVLKTEKEKQEVQHREQVADLMEKQAREVQDLESGNNQKLLLEYEKYQELQMKSQRMQEDYEKQVHEMEESKSQAMEELTEYYEAKLLEKTTMLEQSQNDARQQLREFEETKKQIEEDEDREIQDIKIKYERRLREERESNLRLKGETGIMRKKFNSLQKEIEERCSDIEGLKLEIQKLQGIIKALEKDILGLKREIQERDETIQDKEKRIYDLKKKNQELEKFKFVLDYKIKELKKQIEPRENDIKNMKEQIEEMEGELGRFHKQNTQLELNISELRLKLRATDREMHKEMQKERDMEALIKRFKTDIHNCVGLIQEPKKLKESIKDIYEKYVQRMDMVEIVGVTTDLHQEYTRQREHLERNLATLKKKVTRDYEMHRADYVRIMQENVSLIKEINDLRRELKITRTQVHELQSTLGLLRKRKKQPALSTGSSPDLQSSAAILRLNPEEEAERIIEMQRLEIAYLRELIEGQSSALAVRPMSGGKLPMLELDSHSSIKLQ, encoded by the exons ATGTCGGTGATCGTGGCCCAAGCGCTGCACATCTTTGGCTTCCAGTCTCGCGTGGCCAATAACATTTGTTTCTTTGACGAGCAGATCATAGTGTACCCCGCGGGGAATAGCTGCGTGAAGTATCACATTGAGCAGAAATGGCAGAAGTTCATCCCAG GCTCAGAGAAAAGTCAAGGGATGCTTGCACTGGCAATTAGTCCAAATCGGCGCTATCTGGCCATTTCAGAGACACTCCAGGATAAACCTACTATCACAGTTTATGAACTGTCCTCTGTCCCATGCAAGAAACGAAAGGTCCTGAACTCCTTTGATTTCTCTGTCCAAGAATTTATCAGCCTGGCATTTTCCCCGGATTCTAAGTATCTAGTGGCACAGACAGGGGCCCCTGATTCACACCTTGCCTATTGGATGTgggaaaagcaaagaacaatggCTATTATTAAGGTTGATGCTCAGAACAATCCCCTCTATCAG GTGAGCTTCAATCCACAAGATAACACTCAAGTCTGTGTTACAGGAAATGGAATTTTTAAACTTTTCAGATACACAGAGGGAACCTTAAAACAGACTAACTTTGTGCGGGGAGAGCCTCAAAATTGCCTGTCCCATGCCTGGCTCTCTGAAGAGAAGGTGATTGTGGGAACTGACACAGGCAGGCTCTTGTTATTTGATTCTGGTGATCTACGCTGGGAGACCAGTATTGAGCGCAAAGAGCAAGCCTCTGCAGCATCAAAAGAGGAACACATGCAGGAATCAACAGATAG CCTCATTGAGTATCCTCCTACCTCTTCCCCTGAATACTCTGCTGAACTGCTTTGTGAAACAGAAGCACAGCAGCAAGCATCTCTGCCCCATGTCTCTGCTGTTGCTGCATACTCTAAAGGATTTGCTTGTGCAGCTGGCCCAGGAGTCGTTCTACTGTTTGAAAGGTCAGAGGAGAAAGAAGGTTACAAAGAATGCCGAGAAATACGG ATTCCACAAGATGAATGCAGCAATGATCCAAGCCAGTCAGACAAACAGGAGATTGTGTGTATTGCCTTCAGCCCTGCAGAGGAGTCTCTCCTCATCAGCACTAATAAAAACCAGGTCTATTTACTCTCCATGTCAGCAGCTGAGATAAGCAAG GCGGAGATAGCGCACTTTGAATACTTAAACTTCCCTATACATTCTTCTGCCGTTACTGGCTTGGACACCTGCATTCGCAAACCCCTTGTTGCTACCTGTTCACTGGACAAATCTGTCCGCATCTGGAATTATGAAACCAA TTCACTGGACCTATATAAGGAATACCCAGAAGAGGCATACTCACTCACCCTTCACCCTAGTGGTCTCTATGTTTTAGTTGGTTTTGCTGACAAACTGCGACTTATGAATTTGCTTATTGATGACATTCGATCTTTCAAAGATTTCACTGTGCGAGGATGCAGAGAG TGTGCCTTCAGTACAGGGGGCCATTTGTTTGCCGCAGTAAATGGAAATGTGATACACATTTACTCCTCCACAACTTTTGAGAATATTATTAATCTCAAAGGTCACAACGGGAAG gtgaggtcAGTCGTGTGGAGCATGGATGACTATAAACTGGTCTCCTGTGGCACAGAAGGGGCAGTGTATGAGTGGAACCTCCAGACTGGCAAGAGGGAATCTGAGTGTGTTTTAAAATCCTGCAGCTACAATGGAGTGGCCATATCCCCCGATTCAAAAGTTGTCTTTGCAGTTGGATCTGATCATTCCATCAAGGAGATTTGTGATTCTTCG ATCCTGCGAGAAGTACCCACATTTGATGTTGTCTACACATGCATAGTGGTAGCTCATTCTGGGCGCATGGTGTTCACTGGAACGTCTACAGGGACCATCCGATCCATGAAATACCCACTCCCTGTCCATAAGGAATACAATGAGTATCAAGCCCATGCGGGCCCAGTCACCAAG ATGTCCATAACTTCTGATGATCAGTTTCTGCTAACATCTGCAGAAGATGGCTGCATAATTATCTGGAAAGTATATGACAAAGAAGGGCGAGGactgaaaagagaaagagatgtgCCATATTCTGATGAAGTGTTGATTACTAGAACAGACATGGAAGAAAAG ACCCAGGTCATGGTAGAACTGAAAACACGTGTAGAAGAGCTGAAGATGGAGAATGAGTACCAGTTGCGTCTGAAGGACATGAACTATAATGAAAAGATTAAGGAATTAACCGAAAAATTCATCCAGGAAATGGAATCACTGAAAACCAAAAACCAG GTattaaaaacagagaaagaaaaacaggaagTACAGCACCGAGAGCAAGTTGCAGACCTAATGGAAAAACAAGCAAGGGAGGTGCAAGATCTAG AATCTGGCAACAATCAGAAGTTGTTGCTTGAATATGAGAAGTATCAGGAATTGCAAATGAAATCCCAACGCATGCAGGAGGACTATGAGAAGCAGGTCCATGAAATGGAAGAGAGCAAGAGCCAGGCAATGGAGGAACTAACAGAATATTATGAAGCAAAGTTGCTTGAAAAAACCACAATGCTGGAACAG TCTCAAAATGATGCAAGACAACAGCTTCGCGAATTTgaggaaacaaagaaacaaattgaagaagatgaagatagagaaatccaggacatcaaaataaaatatgagaGGCGGCTTCGAGAGGAAAGAGAATCCAATCTGCGGCTAAAGGGAGAGACGGGAATAATGAGGAAGAAG TTCAACAGTCTCCAGAAAGAGATTGAAGAACGCTGCAGTGACATTGAAGGATTGAAGCTGGAGATACAGAAACTGCAAGGAATTATTAAGGCCTTAGAGAAGGACATCCTGGGACTGAAAAGAGAGATTCAGGAAAGAGATGAAACCATCCAAGACAAG GAGAAGCGAATTTATGATCTAAAGAAGAAAAACCAGGAACTGGAGAAATTCAAATTTGTCCTagattacaaaataaaggaattgAAAAAGCAAATAGAGCCACGTGAGAATGATATCAAAAACATGAAGGAGCAGATCGAGGAG ATGGAGGGAGAGCTGGGACGTTTCCACAAGCAGAACACACAACTAGAACTAAACATATCAGAACTACGGCTAAAGCTGAGAGCTACAGACCGTGAGATGCACAAAGAGATGCAGAAG GAGCGAGATATGGAAGCACTTATCAAGCGTTTTAAAACAGACATTCACAACTGTGTGGGCTTGATCCAGGAGCCTAAAAAATTGAAGGAGAGCATCAAGGATATCTATGAGAAGTATGTGCAGAGGATGGATATG GTGGAGATTGTGGGGGTGACCACAGACTTGCACCAGGAGTATACACGGCAGCGAGAGCACCTTGAGCGCAACCTGGCCACCCTGAAGAAGAAGGTGACAAGGGATTATGAAATGCATCGTGCAGATTATGTGCGCATCATGCAG GAAAATGTGAGTCTCATCAAAGAAATAAATGATTTGCGTAGAGAACTGAAGATCACCCGCACTCAAGTTCATGAACTCCAGTCTACTCTAGGACTTCTTAGAAAACGCAAGAAACAACCAGCTCTATCCACAG GTTCCTCCCCTGATCTGCAGTCAAGTGCAGCCATCCTGCGTTTGAATCCTGAGGAAGAAGCAGAGAGGATAATTGAAATGCAACGTTTGGAAATTGCATATCTCCGAGAGCTAATAGAAGGACAAAGCAGTGCCCTTGCGGTCCGGCCTATGTCGGGTGGGAAACTTCCCATGCTGGAGCTGGACTCACACAGTAGTATAAAATTACAGTGA
- the EBNA1BP2 gene encoding probable rRNA-processing protein EBP2, which translates to MPHMEMDEDWSSSSDSDESLVTDRELQQAFSKGSLKPGLNVVLEGRPKIINNVNGLKQCLSEFQRDLDWVERLDLTSYLPTNTTSAPSNQTTDNDADDPEDDFKREMSFYHQAQASVLEALPRLHKLKIPTRRPDDYFAEMAKSDQQMQKIRQKLKSKQEAMEKSERAKQLRALRKYGKKVQTEVLQKRQKEKSTMLNSIKKYQKGLSDKLDFLEGEKASAPQGKKQVAGGKPVNKGQSAKRRYKNQKFGFGGKKKGSKWNTKESHNDVSSFRASKAHYKGPGKAGKKNANKRPGKKVRQKMKNRSR; encoded by the exons ATGCCCCACATGGAAATGGACGAAGATTGGTCGTCGTCCTCAGATTCGGATGAGTCTCTTGTTACAGACCGTGAG CTCCAGCAGGCGTTTTCTAAAGGATCACTAAAGCCAGGCTTAAATGTTGTGCTTGAGGGACGGCCGAAAATTATCAACAATGTG AATGGACTGAAGCAGTGCTTATCTGAGTTCCAGAGGGACTTGGACTGGGTTGAAAGGCTTGATCTTACCTCTTACCTGCCAACAAACACCACGAGTGCTCCTTCTAATCAAACCACTGACAATGATGCTGATGATCCTGAGGATGACTTCAAAAGAGAAATGAGTTT TTACCACCAAGCCCAAGCATCTGTCCTAGAGGCCTTACCTCGACTACATAAGCTGAAAATACCTACCAGACGTCCTGATGACTATTTTGCAGAAATGGCAAAATCTGATCAGCAGATGCAGAAG ATTAGGCAAAAACTGAAGAGCAAACAAGAAGCGATGGAGAAGTCTGAAAGGGCTAAACAGCTTCGTGCACTGCGGAAATATGGCAAAAAG GTACAAACTGAGGTTCTGCAGAAGAGGCAAAAAGAGAAATCCACAATGTTGAACTCAATCAAGAAATACCAAAAAG GTCTTTCTGACAAACTGGACTTCTTAGAGGGTGAGAAGGCATCAGCTCCTCAAGGAAAAAAACAGGTTGCTGGAGGCAAACCAGTAAATAAAGG acAAAGTGCAAAACGACGCTACAAAAATCAGAAGTTTGGTTTtggtggaaagaagaaagggtCGAAGTGGAATACCAAAGAAAGTCATAATGATGTATCCAGTTTCCGTGCTAGCAAAGCCCACTACAAGGGGCCTGGGAAAGCAGGAAAAAAGAATGCCAAT AAGAGGCCTGGCAAAAAAGTGAGGCAGAAAATGAAGAACCGTTCTCGATAA